The proteins below are encoded in one region of Coffea arabica cultivar ET-39 chromosome 4c, Coffea Arabica ET-39 HiFi, whole genome shotgun sequence:
- the LOC140005394 gene encoding ABC transporter A family member 12-like isoform X4 has translation MAGFWNQTVALTRKNLIYHRRHLRSNLRLILFPVILYLSVGWLRRYLAKKNVFGEHSNAKMATEGTPLLLIPAAEFRAVKTSQIPQSNDLPDKSCRINGSCPATILITGNNRDFGESVAGNMFSNSSCGLNNTADCVFGKTDKTSEKKYYHLQSQCKANFTIPVRTQDGTEVTECLQGLLAWRKNYMEINDELYDGQYKNGEINEILAAYDFRDSDMKHFDVHLWYNTTPTSSEKPPNEVPVGSTLNMVWNAYLQSLLGPSVRMIFEFIGEMPRASTNVTYDFASSIGLVFFTWVILQLFPVILTSLVYEKQQKLATMMKMHGLGNAPYWLITYLYFLVIFSLYMVCFVVFGTLAGLTIFTLNSYSIQSVFYFIHINLLISAAFLLSTVFSSAKSASVFGFVLVFGSWLVGGFFFKRLIADVSFPRVWLIVLELFPALSLYRGLDELFNFSEAAFEMGAYGMRWQSLRDENSGMREVLIIMSIEWLVFLFMSYCTLGGCFCRSPLSIFRSFQERPPSFQSPRLQVQESGVLVQVDNQDINQEILKVEHLLNEPGTSYPIISHKLQKTYPARDGNPEKQAVKGLSLAVARGECFGLLGPNGAGKTSFISMMTGLTKPSSGTAYVGGLNLKTQMSEIHSSMGVCPQENLLWDTLTGREHLNFYGRLKNLKGANLSRAVDDALRNVNLLQGGDADKRVGCYSGGMKRRLSIAISLIGDPKVVYLDEPSTGLDPASRKMLWDAVNKAKEDKAIILTTEGQVWWDLCIHHGNCT, from the exons ATGGCAGGATTCTGGAATCAAACGGTCGCTTTGACTAGAAAGAACCTCATATACCAT AGACGGCATCTGAGGTCGAATTTAAGGTTGATTCTGTTCCCTGTTATCCTTTATCTGTCGGTTGGTTGGCTCCGACGCTATCTGGCGAAGAAGAATGTGTTTGGGGAGCATTCCAACGCAAAAATGGCAACAGAAGGGACTCCTTTGCTTCTAATCCCAGCTGCTGAGTTCCGAGCAGTGAAAACTAGCCAAATTCCGCAGTCAAATGATTTGCCAGACAAGTCTTGCAGAATAAACGGCTCTTGTCCCGCAACTATACTAATAACTGGGAATAACAGAGATTTTGGAGAAA GCGTGGCTGGAAATATGTTCTCAAATTCCTCCTGCGGTCTCAATAATACAGCAGATTGTGttttt GGGAAGACTGATAAGACTTCTGAGAAGAAATATTACCATCTTCAATCTCAATGCAAAGCAAATTTCACAATTCCAGTCCGTACTCAGGATGGAACAGAAG TGACTGAATGTCTTCAAGGCTTACTTGCGTGGCGCAAGAACTACATGGAAATTAATGATGAACTGTATGATGGCCAGTACAAGAATGGGGAGATAAATGAAATACTGGCTG CATATGACTTTCGAGATTCAGACATGAAGCATTTTGATGTACATCTGTGGTATAATACTACTCCTACAAGCTCAGAGAAACCACCAAATGAGGTGCCTGTTGGAAGTACTTTGAACATG GTTTGGAATGCCTATCTCCAATCTTTGCTTGGGCCTTCTGTAAGAATGATCTTTGAGTTTATTGGAGAGATGCCCAGAGCAAGTACTAATGTCACATATGattttgcatcttcaattgGGCTTGTGTTTTTTACATGGGTAATACTGCAATTATTCCCG GTCATTTTAACATCCCTGGTTTATGAGAAGCAGCAGAAGCTAGCAACGATGATGAAAATGCATGGTCTTGGCAATGCACCTTATTGGTTGATTACATACCTCTATTTTCTTGTCATCTTTTCACTCTACATGGTTTGTTTTGTAGTATTTGGCACACTGGCAG GGTTAACCATCTTCACGTTGAACTCGTATAGCATCCAAAGTGTGTTTTATTTCATCCACATAAACTTACTAATTTCTGCAGCCTTTCTGCTCTCAACGGTCTTTTCAAGTGCAAAGAGTGCTTCAG TTTTTGGATTCGTGCTGGTCTTTGGCAGTTGGTTAGTGGGGGGATTTTTCTTTAAGCGCTTGATTGCAGATGTTTCATTTCCAA GAGTGTGGCTCATTGTCTTGGAGCTCTTTCCTGCATTATCACTCTATCGTGGATTAGATGAACTCTTCAACTTTTCAGAGGCTGCATTTGAGATGGGGGCATACGGAATGCGGTGGCAAAGCCTGAGGGATGAAAATAGTGGAATGAGGGAAGTTCTAATAATCATGTCAATTGAATGGTTGGTGTTTCTTTTCATGTCATATTGCACATTAGGAGGTTGCTTTTGTAGAAGTCCTCTATCTATCTTCCGAAGCTTTCAAGAGAGGCCTCCATCTTTCCAGAGTCCTAGACTGCAAGTTCAAGAGTCTGGGGTTCTTGTTCAAGTTGATAATCAGGATATTAATCAAGAG ATTTTAAAAGTTGAACACCTGCTCAATGAACCTGGTACAAGCTACCCGATTATCTCCCATAAACTTCAAAAGACATATCCAGCAAGAGATGGGAACCCTGAGAAGCAAGCTGTCAAAGGGTTGTCTCTTGCAGTAGCTAGAGGGGAGTGTTTTGGCCTGCTAGGCCCTAATGGTGCTGGGAAAACTTCCTTCATTAGTATG ATGACTGGACTTACAAAGCCAAGCTCTGGCACAGCATATGTTGGGGGTCTCAATTTGAAAACACAAATGAGTGAAATCCATTCCAGCATGGGTGTGTGCCCACAAGAGAA CCTCCTTTGGGATACATTAACTGGAAGGGAACACCTGAATTTTTATGGCAGACTTAAAAACCTCAAAGGTGCTAATCTATCACGA GCAGTTGACGATGCTCTCAGAAATGTGAACCTGCTTCAAGGAGGAGATGCTGATAAACGTGTGGGATGCTATAGCGGCGGAATGAAAAGAAGATTAAGCATCGCAATTTCCTTGATAGGGGACCCAAAA GTGGTCTACCTGGACGAACCTAGCACAGGGCTCGACCCTGCTTCACGGAAGATGCTGTGGGATGCTGTGAACAAAGCAAAAGAAGATAAAGCAATTATTTTGACAA CTGAAGGACAGGTATGGTGGGACTTATGTATTCACCATGGCAACTGCACCTGA